CTCGGCGTTGAAGGACATCGCGCTCAGCATGTCCGGCGGCATGGCGGCAATCACGCACAGCGCCGCGGGCGACGAGATCCTGAAGAACAGCTTCGCCAACTATGCCTTCGAGCATTTCGAGATCGCGGCGTATTCGTCGCTGCTGACGCTGGCCGACGACAATGGCTTCCATGGCGCGGCGGCGCTGCGCCAGTCGCTGTCGGAGGAACAGGCGATGGCCGAATGGATCGAGAAGTCGCTGCCGCTGGTGACGCGGCGCTATGCCGAGCTTTACGCCACATCGGGACAGATGGCGGCGAAGGTCTGATCCTCCATCCTGCTCGCGAACGCGGGGGTGGACGAAAGGCGGTTCACCCCCG
This is a stretch of genomic DNA from Sphingomonas sp. Y38-1Y. It encodes these proteins:
- a CDS encoding ferritin-like domain-containing protein, producing the protein MASPENAALDLYITGLRNAHAVEKQALSIMTPQVERIENYPEVADRLRAHMDETHGQIARLDEILAQFDTSNSALKDIALSMSGGMAAITHSAAGDEILKNSFANYAFEHFEIAAYSSLLTLADDNGFHGAAALRQSLSEEQAMAEWIEKSLPLVTRRYAELYATSGQMAAKV